One window of the Vigna radiata var. radiata cultivar VC1973A chromosome 1, Vradiata_ver6, whole genome shotgun sequence genome contains the following:
- the LOC106777966 gene encoding mediator of RNA polymerase II transcription subunit 11, translated as MDSQGQTTSLQRLQNVEKRIVKVLELAGGVMDELASPVGPRKDVVQNHCLEFMQLIKDIQVALRDEIKSACEYRPFEKCDYGPRIANEICHKKVEFIMSQLDAMKQTIDEYHAAV; from the exons ATGGACTCACAGGGCCAAACAACTTCTTTGCAGAGACTTCAGAATGTAGAAAag AGAATCGTGAAGGTATTGGAGCTTGCCGGAGGAGTAATGGATGAGCTTGCAAGCCCTGTTGGTCCTAGGAAAGATGTGGTCCAAAATCACTGCCTTGAGTTCATGCAATTAATCAAG GACATTCAGGTGGCATTGCGTGATGAAATCAAAAGTGCTTGTGAATATCGTCCATTTGAGAAATGTGACTATGGTCCAAGAATAGCCAATGAGATTTGTCACAAAAAGGTCGAATTTATTATGTCACAATTGGATGCAATGAAACAAACTATAGATGAGTATCACGCGGCAGTTTGA